GCTCAACCGCCATGAACCAGAGAACCTCAAAATACCTCTAAGCATGTGTAGTGAGGCGGAGCAAAAGTCTGTAAAGAGGCGGTCAAATAGTGTACCACCCGAGTTCGATGTATTTCTTTTGCCGTTTATTCCTCTGCTTCACCATCCTCCAGCCTTTCACCCAGACTGTAATAGTTGAAGTCACCTCCAGTGGCCCAGAGAATTGGATGAATCTTTCTGAAATCAAGTTTGTCTTCCTCAAGATACTGCGAATCGGCATATGACTTTATGATACGTCCAATTATTCCCTCATTATCGCCATAATCCAGGACGTCCGCCAATTCACATTCAATATTAATAGGACATTGTTGTATCATTGGCGCTGTTTTCAACTCGCCAAAAAACGTATTAAATAATTTTCCTTTATCAACATCCCGACCGGATTTACTACCGCAGATATTTGTTTCTGCCAGGAGCGATTCCGAGGGAATATTTACACTAAACGTTTTTTTCTCATGAATTCCGATTCGAGTGTATCGCTTCTTGTACAGGCTAAGAAAAATATATTTCCCGAAATCAAATGGGCAGACGTATCCGACAACCATATAATTGGGTCGGTCGTTGACCATCGCTCCAAGCAGAACGATGGGCAACGGGCTTAACAAATTGCCATCAACAGGTTGTTTCATTCTTTTCTCCTCTCAAGCATAGATGGTATTTCAGCGCTGACGCCACCTCACTAAATTACCACACTTTGGTTTTTTCGTTATTCCGAAATTTATTATAGTCAAGCATAGGATAACGATTCCAAATTCAATTTACAACCGGAAGAGGTATTGCAACTTCATAAAGAACTGTCTGGATGCCAGTCGCGTGGAATACGAGCTACTTTCGTTGAATCCTACAGTTGCCAACCTCTGGTAGTTGCTTGTCATTCCGGCATAAAGGACCGAAAATGGATTCAGGCGATAGGTCAAGAGCGGATCTATTCGCCATGTTTCATAAAAATCGTCGTATTCGGCTACCAGGCGAACTGCGAGTGGTTTTGATACCTGGTAATTGAGACGAGTACGCCAAATGAATCCATCATACAGCTCCGCGCCCCCTTCAACCTCTGTAGCGCTCTCGTAATCTAACCATTGTTGCACCAATAGACGATCGTGTGGTTTGATATCAAGAGTGAAATAGAGGCGAAGAATCTTGCCCAGGGTGTTGTACCGTCTGGCGATTTTGTGGCCGTATTCTATCCCGCCATAGAACTGCACCGGATCTCCAAGAGATAACGTTGCGTCCTGATATATATACCAGGTCTTGTCGTATTGTCTGCCGCCGAAGTTCTCCGACTTTCCCACATATTGTGAATAGAACTGTGCCTGTGCCTTCCTAAGTCGGGTCCATAAGCAAAGTTCGTAGGTTGTATATTTATTCTTACCGTCCCAGTTCCAATCGGCTCTCGCTCTGATATGGGGATTAATCGTCTCAAACAGCCCGGTTTTGGGGCGAATAACGTGGCCCATCACGGTCCCGATATTGCGGCTGTGGTTCCTTGAATTAAGAGCGATGTACTGATGGAAGGTCGGGTCTGTTTCCTGATAAGTAAGCGAGGCATTCCAATCGCTCGTCCACCATCTAATTGACGCGTAGTTTTGGCGGCCCCAAAACGATTCACCGTCAAAGGCCCTGGTGTGATTTTTGTCCCAAAGCGAATCGGGATTCGGGATGGCCTCCGTCAGTTCAGCATCGTCTGGTTCCGATACAT
The sequence above is a segment of the Candidatus Zixiibacteriota bacterium genome. Coding sequences within it:
- a CDS encoding flavin reductase family protein; translation: MKQPVDGNLLSPLPIVLLGAMVNDRPNYMVVGYVCPFDFGKYIFLSLYKKRYTRIGIHEKKTFSVNIPSESLLAETNICGSKSGRDVDKGKLFNTFFGELKTAPMIQQCPINIECELADVLDYGDNEGIIGRIIKSYADSQYLEEDKLDFRKIHPILWATGGDFNYYSLGERLEDGEAEE